The proteins below come from a single Gordonia pseudamarae genomic window:
- a CDS encoding MCE family protein, whose protein sequence is MLHSTLVRFQLVFFTVVAVIGVGYAAFAYAGIQRQTGIGMYTVTTELEDTGGLYVNALVTYRGVKVGTVTDVGLRSPGARAELQISSDYKIPADLDARVRSISAVGEQFVDLIPRTGDGPRLKDGDVIAADRTHIPVATTTVIEDVRALLQAVPKDDLDTTLREASTTLTGMGRQLNTGLSAATRVVDRASRNLDPTLRLIDSAQRPLTQIAQSDKAIDTFSRNLASFTQQLTMSDGAVRLALDTGDGFFDSASSLMQDLTPTAGVLLSNLQSVGQVVRVNLPGVRHILVVYPAVAAAVNTMHTGLQDPADRSTGQGRLDLKLFNTANPVPCTHGYQEITRRDPADLSTAPAPENSYCKLKVDDFRGVRGARNLPCATNPAVRTADVAKCPRGLPSTWPELLSRPGQTYRPSTGRSTPNTPHTPDSAHRSGTRPTGSSQRTAPRVTAVPYDPATGRFRTPTGTTYSIGTIARGISGGKEKTSWPQLFLPEPAAR, encoded by the coding sequence GTGCTTCACTCCACACTGGTCCGGTTCCAACTCGTCTTTTTCACCGTCGTCGCGGTGATCGGGGTCGGATACGCCGCCTTCGCCTACGCCGGGATCCAGCGACAGACCGGCATCGGAATGTACACGGTCACCACAGAACTCGAGGACACCGGCGGACTGTACGTGAACGCTCTGGTCACCTATCGCGGCGTCAAGGTGGGCACCGTCACCGACGTCGGCCTCCGATCGCCGGGCGCGCGCGCCGAGTTGCAGATCTCCTCGGACTACAAGATCCCCGCGGACCTCGACGCGCGGGTGCGCAGCATCTCCGCGGTCGGTGAGCAGTTCGTGGACCTCATCCCGCGCACCGGCGACGGACCCCGCCTCAAGGACGGCGACGTCATCGCCGCCGACCGGACCCACATCCCGGTGGCCACCACCACCGTCATCGAAGACGTCCGCGCACTGCTGCAGGCGGTCCCCAAGGACGATCTGGACACCACACTGCGCGAGGCGTCCACCACGCTGACCGGGATGGGCAGACAACTCAACACGGGACTGTCGGCGGCTACCAGGGTCGTCGACCGGGCGAGCCGCAACCTCGACCCGACCCTGCGGCTCATCGACTCCGCACAACGCCCGTTGACCCAGATCGCGCAGTCGGACAAGGCCATCGACACCTTTTCCCGGAATCTGGCGTCATTCACCCAGCAGCTCACGATGAGCGACGGGGCGGTCCGGCTGGCCCTGGACACCGGCGACGGGTTCTTCGATTCGGCATCATCGCTCATGCAGGACCTCACTCCCACCGCTGGGGTGCTGCTGAGCAATCTGCAATCCGTCGGACAGGTCGTACGGGTCAATCTTCCCGGTGTACGCCACATCCTGGTGGTGTATCCCGCGGTGGCGGCCGCGGTGAACACGATGCACACCGGGCTGCAGGACCCGGCCGACCGGTCGACCGGCCAGGGCAGACTCGACCTCAAGTTGTTCAACACCGCCAACCCGGTGCCCTGTACGCACGGCTACCAGGAGATCACCCGGCGCGACCCGGCCGACCTGTCGACGGCCCCCGCGCCGGAGAACTCGTACTGCAAACTCAAGGTGGACGACTTCCGTGGAGTACGCGGGGCACGAAACCTGCCGTGCGCCACCAACCCGGCAGTACGCACCGCCGATGTCGCCAAGTGCCCGCGCGGACTGCCCTCGACGTGGCCGGAGTTGCTCTCCCGGCCCGGGCAGACCTACCGGCCCAGCACCGGCCGCTCCACCCCCAACACACCACACACACCGGATTCGGCGCACCGATCCGGCACCCGGCCGACCGGATCGTCGCAACGCACCGCACCGAGGGTCACCGCGGTTCCGTACGACCCGGCCACCGGACGGTTCCGCACTCCCACCGGAACCACCTACAGCATCGGCACCATCGCCCGGGGAATCTCCGGGGGCAAGGAGAAAACATCATGGCCACAACTCTTTCTGCCCGAGCCGGCGGCACGATGA
- a CDS encoding MlaE family ABC transporter permease, whose protein sequence is MSSMGRQVSFYAQTLMALPRTLRRYRMETLRLLAEVSMGTGALAVIGGTLVIVTLLTTAVGYEVGQQATHSLGHIGIGALTGFISAFFNTREALPVIAGIALTATVGAGFTAQLGAMRVSEEIDALETMSIPSLPYLVASRVLAGIIAVIPLYSISLLVGYTTTKWVTIYLAGQSAGTYDHYFSVFLVPSDVLWSVLKVLCMATVVMLVHCYHGYNAHGGPAGVGVAVGRAVRTSLIAIMIINLLIGIAVYGGPSGAVRMSG, encoded by the coding sequence ATGTCGTCGATGGGCAGACAGGTGTCGTTCTACGCGCAGACCCTCATGGCGCTGCCACGCACGCTGCGCCGCTACCGCATGGAAACCCTGCGGCTGCTGGCCGAGGTGAGCATGGGTACCGGTGCCCTTGCCGTGATCGGCGGAACACTGGTCATCGTCACGCTGCTGACCACCGCCGTCGGCTACGAGGTCGGACAGCAGGCCACGCACAGCCTCGGACATATCGGGATCGGGGCACTGACCGGATTCATCTCGGCGTTCTTCAACACCCGCGAGGCACTGCCGGTCATCGCCGGCATCGCACTGACCGCGACCGTCGGCGCCGGCTTCACCGCGCAGCTCGGCGCGATGCGGGTCAGCGAGGAGATCGACGCACTGGAAACGATGTCCATCCCGTCGCTGCCCTACCTGGTGGCTTCGCGGGTGCTGGCCGGGATCATCGCGGTCATCCCCCTGTACTCGATCTCCCTGCTGGTGGGATACACCACCACCAAATGGGTCACGATCTATCTCGCCGGACAGTCGGCGGGTACCTACGACCACTACTTCAGCGTCTTCCTCGTCCCCTCCGATGTGTTGTGGTCGGTGCTGAAGGTGTTGTGCATGGCCACCGTCGTGATGCTGGTGCACTGCTATCACGGCTACAACGCACACGGCGGGCCCGCCGGCGTCGGGGTGGCGGTGGGCCGTGCGGTCCGCACCTCCCTGATCGCCATCATGATCATCAATCTGCTGATCGGCATCGCCGTCTACGGCGGCCCCTCCGGCGCGGTGAGGATGTCCGGGTAA
- a CDS encoding MCE family protein, with the protein MALGFREVKKSTEIWLGLGLIAAIVALTLVAIGSYKQSFTDTIDVTLHAGRAGLMLEKGSDVKVAGVVIGTVSGVKATESGADLTLRIESKYRKALPGDVTATIDPTTLFGRKFVTLTAPAGSTPTTLRSGSVINGADTTTEVNDLLEDLVSVIRVVKPREVSDTLSALSSALRGIGPDVGTLVTSLDKYLTSFNPYLDRVRTDLRSGSAAAQTLSETAPDMLRTVDNLTTTAGTLTDKRSQFGAFLLSFTNFGASGEQLFRAAGTPLEKSMDTLVPTAQLLGEFSPILPCFLKNLAQTNKHLEITNGGSARPGLNVMATLLMGNPPYKYPQNLPRTGLPNAPSCYSNVGQRHVDFPDGSDAYAPITGPEDYFGNPLADLLFGGSR; encoded by the coding sequence ATGGCACTGGGATTCCGCGAGGTAAAGAAGTCCACCGAGATCTGGCTGGGCCTGGGACTGATCGCCGCGATCGTCGCGCTGACCCTGGTCGCGATCGGCAGCTACAAGCAATCGTTCACCGACACCATCGATGTCACCCTGCACGCCGGTCGGGCCGGCCTGATGCTGGAGAAGGGATCCGACGTCAAGGTCGCCGGCGTGGTGATCGGGACCGTCTCGGGGGTCAAGGCGACCGAATCCGGGGCTGATCTGACCCTGCGCATCGAGTCGAAGTACCGCAAGGCGCTGCCCGGTGACGTCACCGCCACCATCGACCCCACCACCCTGTTCGGCCGCAAGTTCGTCACCCTGACCGCACCGGCCGGCAGCACCCCGACAACGCTGAGATCCGGTTCGGTGATCAACGGGGCGGACACCACCACCGAGGTCAACGACCTACTCGAAGATCTGGTCTCGGTGATCAGGGTGGTCAAGCCCCGCGAGGTCAGCGACACCCTGTCGGCGTTGTCGTCGGCACTGCGCGGCATCGGCCCCGACGTCGGCACCCTGGTCACCTCGCTCGACAAATACCTGACCTCGTTCAATCCGTACCTCGACCGGGTCCGCACCGATCTGCGTTCGGGATCTGCTGCGGCACAGACACTCTCCGAAACGGCACCGGACATGCTCAGGACGGTCGACAATCTGACCACCACCGCGGGCACGCTCACCGACAAGCGGTCCCAGTTCGGCGCATTCCTGTTGAGTTTCACCAACTTCGGCGCCAGCGGCGAACAATTGTTCCGGGCCGCGGGCACGCCACTGGAGAAGTCGATGGACACGCTGGTGCCCACAGCCCAGCTACTGGGCGAGTTCTCGCCGATCCTGCCGTGTTTCCTGAAGAACCTGGCGCAGACCAACAAGCACCTGGAGATCACCAACGGCGGCAGTGCCCGGCCGGGACTCAACGTCATGGCGACACTTCTGATGGGCAACCCGCCCTACAAGTACCCGCAGAATCTGCCGCGCACCGGCCTGCCCAACGCACCGAGTTGCTACTCGAACGTCGGACAGCGGCACGTCGACTTCCCCGACGGCAGCGACGCGTACGCACCTATCACCGGCCCGGAGGACTACTTCGGAAACCCGCTCGCCGATCTGCTGTTCGGAGGCTCTCGATGA
- a CDS encoding MCE family protein, with protein MNRRQQATPAPAPRGNPPRRRHSRIATVLTSTAAASALLGGCTFDGINSLPLPGNSGASGQTYRVTVKLTNAQNLVGNSPVKYHNATIGNVRTIGNSGWHAEAVLDLSKDAEIPANVRVKLSQTSIFGSQFIELINPNTTAGATGDTRHDGSILYDGAVLSLEQSSQYPSVEEVLSAVSLVLNGAGLQQLRTVTGELNSVLGGREGDLRSLIPKLRTLVADLSDQRGDIRRAIDSIAALSDRLEKDRDIINRGIDSITPAVEVLNTQQRQLTDMLSAVGRFGDAASTVLDRSNRDTLANLHNLAPVVNKLAESGDNLTEALKIAGTIPFPVTTVQRGVRGDYLNLFLTLDISPEKITTAVIPSYGRQPRVQPRLARDNADPLTAPLRTQQRKGR; from the coding sequence ATGAACCGTCGACAACAGGCCACGCCGGCACCCGCACCGCGCGGCAACCCGCCCCGGCGCCGCCATTCCCGGATCGCCACGGTCCTCACCTCCACCGCGGCCGCGTCGGCGCTCCTGGGCGGGTGCACCTTCGACGGCATCAACTCACTGCCGCTGCCCGGCAATTCCGGGGCCAGCGGCCAGACCTATCGGGTCACGGTGAAGCTGACCAACGCCCAGAACCTCGTGGGCAACTCACCGGTCAAGTACCACAACGCCACCATCGGCAATGTCCGCACCATCGGCAACAGCGGCTGGCACGCCGAGGCGGTTCTCGACCTGAGCAAGGACGCCGAGATTCCCGCGAACGTCCGGGTGAAGCTGTCCCAGACCAGCATCTTCGGATCTCAGTTCATCGAGTTGATCAACCCGAACACGACGGCCGGTGCCACCGGTGACACCCGGCACGACGGCAGCATCCTCTACGACGGGGCGGTCCTGTCGCTGGAGCAGTCCTCGCAGTATCCTTCCGTGGAAGAGGTTCTCTCGGCGGTGTCGCTGGTGCTCAACGGGGCCGGGCTTCAGCAATTGCGCACCGTCACCGGCGAACTCAACAGTGTCCTGGGCGGCCGGGAGGGCGATCTGCGGAGCCTGATCCCCAAACTGCGGACGCTGGTGGCCGATCTCAGCGATCAACGCGGCGACATCCGACGCGCCATCGACAGCATCGCCGCCCTCAGCGACCGGCTCGAGAAGGACCGCGACATCATCAACCGGGGTATCGATTCGATCACCCCCGCGGTCGAGGTACTCAACACCCAGCAGCGCCAGCTCACCGACATGCTCAGCGCGGTAGGAAGATTCGGCGACGCCGCCAGCACCGTCCTGGACCGCAGCAACCGCGACACACTGGCGAATCTGCACAATCTGGCACCGGTGGTCAACAAGCTCGCCGAATCGGGCGACAACCTGACCGAGGCACTCAAGATCGCGGGCACCATCCCGTTCCCCGTCACCACCGTCCAACGCGGTGTCAGGGGCGACTACCTCAACCTGTTCCTGACTCTGGACATCAGCCCGGAGAAGATCACCACGGCGGTCATCCCGAGCTATGGACGCCAACCCCGCGTCCAGCCCCGGCTGGCCCGCGACAACGCCGATCCCCTGACCGCGCCCCTGCGTACGCAGCAACGAAAGGGCCGATAG
- a CDS encoding MCE family protein — MSNRYRKSILERDPVKIGIVGTIIIIAITVLAFNYGSLPVVNGGKKYHAQFADASGLHTGDAVQIAGVEVGKVTDISINGTKVDVTFTADPGDLTLKSETTAQIKVETALGRRFIELVSAGRDPLPAGATIALERTSSGYDITRSLNEVTDTVAKTDKPDLSSALDQLTKLQDALPEDLRSTIDGVRRLSSTVAERDGDLRDLLNNAGTVTDIVAERNQQLVSLLGQGRTLFAALNTRATAIRRVLVQGSEVANALTAIASDNRATLRPALDQLNSVLDTLNANYQNIDRSLAGLERFARQVGEAVSSGPFFSAMLQNILPANLNGQQPYSPGAPR; from the coding sequence ATGAGCAACCGATACCGCAAGAGCATCCTCGAACGCGACCCGGTCAAGATCGGCATCGTGGGCACGATCATCATCATCGCGATCACCGTGCTGGCGTTCAACTACGGATCGCTGCCGGTGGTCAACGGCGGCAAAAAGTACCACGCACAGTTCGCCGACGCGAGCGGGCTGCACACCGGCGACGCGGTCCAGATAGCGGGCGTCGAGGTGGGCAAGGTCACCGACATCTCCATCAACGGAACCAAGGTGGACGTCACATTCACCGCCGACCCCGGCGACCTGACGCTCAAGTCGGAGACCACCGCGCAGATCAAGGTCGAAACGGCGCTGGGCCGGCGATTCATCGAACTCGTCTCCGCCGGCCGGGACCCACTGCCGGCCGGTGCCACCATTGCGCTGGAGCGCACATCGTCGGGCTACGACATCACCCGCAGCCTCAACGAGGTGACCGACACCGTCGCCAAGACCGACAAGCCTGATCTGTCGAGCGCGCTCGACCAGCTGACCAAGCTGCAGGACGCGCTTCCGGAGGATCTGCGTTCCACCATCGACGGTGTGCGGCGCCTGTCCTCGACGGTGGCCGAACGCGACGGCGACCTGCGTGATCTGCTGAACAACGCGGGCACCGTCACCGATATCGTCGCCGAACGCAATCAGCAGCTGGTGTCGTTGCTGGGGCAGGGCAGAACGTTGTTCGCCGCCCTGAACACGCGGGCGACGGCGATCCGCCGGGTCCTCGTGCAGGGCTCCGAGGTCGCCAACGCGCTGACCGCGATCGCCTCGGACAACAGAGCGACGCTCAGACCAGCACTGGATCAGCTCAACTCGGTGCTGGACACGCTCAACGCCAACTACCAGAACATCGACAGGTCACTGGCCGGGCTCGAGCGTTTCGCCAGGCAGGTCGGCGAAGCGGTGTCCAGCGGACCGTTCTTCTCCGCCATGCTGCAGAACATCCTGCCCGCCAACCTCAACGGCCAGCAGCCCTACAGTCCGGGAGCACCCCGATGA
- a CDS encoding FAD-binding oxidoreductase, whose product MPTVDIAPLADALPDGMVVTDPDVLEGYRRDRAQDPDAGTPRALVRPITTEQVQTTVRWCAANGVGIVTRGAGTSLSGGATAVDGAIMLSTEKMRQIVIDTGTRTAVSQPGVFNAEVKEAARAHGLWYPPDPSSFEICTIGGNVATNAGGLCCVKYGVTTDYVLGLQVVLADGRAVRLGGKQLKDSAGLPLTKLFVGSEGLLGIVTEVTLRLIPAQAAASTVVGTFGSVRQAAEAVLEITGRIRPALLEFMDKVSINAVEDMLHMDLDRDAGALLVAQSDAPGPAAAAEVALIEEVFGRHGASEVFSTADPDEGEAFTAARRAAIPAVERLGSLLLEDVGVPIAMLPVLIDRVGAIAADERVMISVIAHAGDGNTHPLIVFDPDDADETRRAHSAFGRVMDVAIELGGTITGEHGVGRLKKAWLPDQVGPDVMAMTAAIKKALDPDGLLNPGVLL is encoded by the coding sequence ATGCCGACAGTAGACATCGCCCCGCTCGCCGACGCCCTTCCCGACGGGATGGTGGTCACCGATCCCGACGTCCTCGAAGGGTACCGGCGTGACCGGGCCCAGGACCCCGACGCGGGCACTCCGCGGGCCCTGGTGCGTCCGATCACCACCGAACAGGTGCAGACGACGGTGCGTTGGTGCGCGGCGAACGGCGTAGGGATCGTCACCCGCGGTGCCGGGACCAGCCTGTCCGGTGGGGCGACCGCCGTCGACGGTGCGATCATGTTGTCCACCGAGAAGATGCGGCAGATCGTGATCGACACAGGCACCCGCACCGCGGTCAGTCAGCCCGGCGTGTTCAACGCCGAGGTCAAGGAGGCGGCCAGGGCGCACGGCCTCTGGTATCCACCGGACCCTTCCTCGTTCGAGATCTGCACGATCGGCGGCAACGTCGCCACCAACGCCGGCGGGCTGTGCTGCGTCAAATACGGGGTGACCACCGACTATGTGCTCGGCCTGCAGGTGGTGCTCGCCGACGGCCGTGCGGTCCGGCTCGGCGGCAAGCAGCTCAAGGACTCCGCCGGACTGCCGCTGACCAAACTGTTCGTCGGCAGTGAGGGACTGCTGGGCATCGTCACCGAGGTCACGTTGCGGCTCATCCCCGCCCAGGCGGCGGCATCGACGGTGGTGGGGACGTTCGGTTCGGTGCGCCAGGCCGCCGAGGCGGTTCTGGAGATCACCGGCAGGATACGTCCGGCGCTGCTCGAGTTCATGGACAAGGTGTCGATCAACGCCGTCGAGGACATGCTCCACATGGATCTGGACCGGGACGCCGGGGCGCTGCTGGTGGCACAGTCCGATGCCCCCGGACCGGCCGCGGCCGCCGAGGTGGCGCTCATCGAGGAGGTCTTCGGCCGTCACGGCGCGTCGGAGGTGTTCTCCACCGCCGACCCCGACGAGGGCGAGGCGTTCACCGCGGCACGGCGCGCGGCGATCCCGGCGGTCGAACGTCTGGGGTCGCTGCTTCTGGAAGACGTGGGTGTGCCGATCGCGATGTTGCCGGTCCTGATCGACAGGGTGGGTGCCATCGCCGCCGACGAGCGGGTGATGATCTCGGTGATCGCGCACGCCGGTGACGGCAACACCCATCCGCTCATCGTGTTCGACCCCGACGACGCCGACGAAACCCGGCGCGCGCATTCGGCTTTCGGGCGCGTGATGGATGTGGCCATCGAACTCGGCGGCACCATCACCGGCGAGCACGGGGTCGGCAGACTCAAGAAGGCGTGGCTGCCCGATCAGGTGGGCCCCGACGTCATGGCGATGACCGCCGCCATCAAGAAGGCCCTCGATCCCGATGGTCTGCTCAACCCGGGGGTGCTGCTCTGA
- a CDS encoding MCE family protein — protein MKIAPTLIKLGVFTVITALAGLFVAMIAGDLRFGDTTSYAAQFSSASGITPGSDVKVAGVTRGKIEDVVLNSDGTARVKFSLDSDVVLTSGTRASILYKNLIGDRYLELSEGSGRTAALSGNSIPVANTTPALDLDEVVNGFRPLLQGLDPDQANQLTGSLIEVLNGRESAVAQLIADLALLTNSIADRDESIGAIITNFNGVLGDVAERSGQLDSLLAGVSDLTRALSDDRRTITTSLDKIDGLTRSLSDLTGPARKDIADTVTGVRQLSTNLNRNTDTVNLVLSQLPEAYRLIGRVAGYGNFVNFFVCGLAIRYGSTTQETTPMITVPAARCQP, from the coding sequence ATGAAGATCGCGCCCACCCTGATCAAACTGGGAGTGTTCACCGTGATCACCGCGCTGGCGGGCCTGTTCGTGGCGATGATCGCCGGGGACCTGCGCTTTGGTGACACCACATCGTATGCCGCACAGTTTTCTTCCGCATCCGGGATCACGCCCGGGTCCGACGTCAAGGTCGCCGGGGTGACCCGGGGGAAGATCGAGGACGTCGTCCTGAACAGCGACGGGACCGCACGGGTGAAGTTTTCGCTCGATTCCGACGTCGTACTCACCTCCGGGACCAGGGCGTCGATCCTGTACAAGAACCTGATCGGCGACCGCTACCTGGAGCTGTCCGAGGGCAGCGGCCGGACGGCCGCCCTGTCGGGCAACTCGATCCCGGTCGCCAACACCACGCCCGCACTCGATCTCGACGAGGTGGTCAACGGTTTCCGGCCACTGCTGCAGGGCCTGGACCCCGATCAGGCCAACCAGCTCACCGGATCGCTCATAGAAGTACTCAACGGACGCGAATCCGCGGTGGCCCAACTGATCGCCGACCTGGCGCTGCTCACCAACTCTATCGCCGACCGCGATGAATCCATCGGCGCGATCATCACCAACTTCAACGGTGTGCTCGGTGACGTCGCCGAACGCAGCGGGCAGCTCGACTCGCTGCTGGCCGGCGTGAGCGATCTGACCCGGGCACTGTCCGACGATCGGCGGACCATCACGACCTCGCTGGACAAGATCGACGGCCTCACCCGCTCGCTGAGCGATCTCACCGGGCCCGCCCGCAAGGACATCGCCGACACCGTCACCGGCGTGCGGCAACTGAGCACCAATCTCAACCGCAACACCGACACCGTCAATCTGGTGCTGTCCCAGCTCCCCGAGGCATACCGCCTGATCGGCCGTGTTGCCGGCTACGGCAACTTCGTCAACTTCTTCGTATGCGGGCTGGCGATCCGCTACGGCTCAACCACTCAGGAGACCACTCCCATGATCACCGTCCCGGCTGCGCGGTGCCAACCATGA
- a CDS encoding MCE family protein — MSRSHRFSRNATGVTALNFGKRKTLIYLTLAVLLVAATAAATFTGGGDRTVTAYFLSAAGLYLGDPVMVLGVPIGTVTKIDPQPDGARLTLTLTSDQPVPADAGAAIIAPTLVSGRYVQLAPAYTGGPKMTSGATIALADTATPVEYDELKEQLVALSRDLGPASGAEGRAQQGSLGRFLHASSNTLEGNGKLLRESLNQLSRAASTLDKSSPDLFTTVENLSTITRALSTSDDQISAFSRQLAQLSGVLNDNRTELDTFLNSIDAAFGEVKTFIDNNRSALKDAVGKANTTTQVLVDRVDTLASILHSGPNALSNFYNIYDPAGNSLTGNVAIPDFPDPRSLICALLTTVDAPQSDCVKVTRQLATNLAAADKKSAITKNDGQTGSKPAGSKPAGPKSTATPTSTAKNVPSESGER; from the coding sequence ATGAGCCGATCACACCGATTCTCGCGCAACGCCACCGGCGTCACCGCCCTCAACTTCGGCAAGCGCAAGACCCTCATCTATCTGACACTGGCCGTCCTGCTCGTCGCCGCCACCGCCGCGGCGACGTTCACCGGCGGCGGCGACCGAACCGTAACCGCCTACTTCCTCAGTGCCGCAGGACTTTACCTCGGTGACCCGGTGATGGTGCTGGGCGTGCCGATCGGCACCGTCACCAAGATCGACCCCCAACCCGACGGTGCGCGCCTGACCCTCACCCTGACCTCCGACCAACCGGTTCCCGCCGACGCCGGCGCCGCCATCATCGCACCGACCCTGGTCTCGGGGCGCTATGTCCAGCTCGCACCGGCCTACACCGGCGGACCGAAGATGACCTCCGGCGCGACGATCGCGCTCGCCGACACCGCCACACCCGTCGAGTACGACGAACTCAAGGAACAACTCGTAGCCCTCTCCCGCGATCTCGGCCCGGCCTCCGGCGCCGAGGGTCGCGCGCAGCAGGGATCGCTCGGCCGGTTCCTGCACGCGAGCTCGAACACACTGGAGGGCAACGGAAAGCTGCTCCGGGAATCGCTCAACCAGCTGTCGAGGGCGGCATCGACCCTCGACAAGTCCTCACCCGACCTGTTCACCACGGTCGAGAACCTGAGCACGATCACCCGCGCCCTGTCGACCAGCGACGACCAGATCTCCGCATTCTCCCGGCAGCTGGCCCAGCTGTCCGGCGTCCTCAACGACAACCGGACCGAACTCGACACCTTCCTGAACAGCATCGATGCCGCCTTCGGGGAGGTGAAGACGTTCATCGACAACAACCGGTCCGCATTGAAAGATGCTGTCGGAAAGGCCAATACGACAACCCAGGTGCTCGTCGACCGTGTCGACACGCTGGCCTCGATTCTGCACTCGGGCCCCAACGCGCTGTCCAACTTCTACAACATCTACGACCCCGCTGGTAACTCGCTGACCGGCAACGTGGCGATTCCTGACTTCCCGGACCCGCGTTCGCTGATCTGCGCGCTGCTGACGACCGTCGACGCCCCGCAGAGCGACTGCGTGAAGGTGACCCGCCAGTTGGCCACCAATCTTGCCGCGGCGGACAAGAAGTCGGCGATCACCAAGAATGATGGCCAGACGGGGTCGAAGCCGGCGGGATCGAAGCCGGCGGGGCCGAAGAGCACGGCCACCCCCACGAGCACAGCCAAGAACGTGCCTTCCGAAAGTGGTGAACGATGA